One genomic window of Ilyobacter polytropus DSM 2926 includes the following:
- a CDS encoding diol dehydratase reactivase subunit alpha yields MKIIVGVDIGNATTEVALAKVDNIECKFLSSALHETTGLKGTKDNVLGIKRAIKKAMKRADLKNADLSLIRINEATPVIGDVSMETITETIITESTMIGHNPSTPGGIGLGIGETILFQELGNFENDKDYIVIVEKSFSFLEVAHRINEAFKNGCKIKGAIIQKDDGVLINNRLINKIPIVDEVLFVKKVPTGMKAAVEVAPQGKIIEVISNPYGIATIFSLTSEETKKIVPISKALIGNRSGVVIKTPHGDVKEKVIPAGRIQIDGNYRSKSVNIEEGSKRIMKALGSIEHVQDINGESGTNIGGMLKNVKSVMGNFTNESIDNIKIKDILAVDTFVPQKIKGGIAEEFVFENAVGIAAMVNTKKNQMSEVAKEIEKELGVKVEVGGVEADMAITGALTTPGTGTPLVIVDIGAGSTDACSIDRYGNKELVHLAGAGNMTTLLIQKELGIEDFNLAEDIKKYPLAKVESLFYIRHEDGNVQFFENSLSPKVFAKNVLIKEGELIPIDLDMSLEKIRIIRRSAKRKIFITNVLRSLRKVSHTKNIRDFEFVVIVGGSALDFEISQMITEALSEYGIVAGCGNIRGTEGPRNAVATGLVMGVNDGQQA; encoded by the coding sequence CAGGTTTAAAAGGTACTAAAGATAATGTTTTGGGAATAAAAAGAGCCATTAAGAAGGCAATGAAAAGAGCTGATTTAAAAAATGCAGATTTATCTTTAATCAGGATAAATGAAGCTACTCCTGTTATAGGAGACGTTTCTATGGAAACTATAACAGAAACAATAATTACAGAGTCTACTATGATTGGACATAACCCTTCAACTCCTGGGGGAATAGGTCTTGGGATAGGAGAAACAATCCTATTCCAAGAGCTTGGAAATTTTGAAAATGATAAAGATTACATAGTAATAGTGGAAAAAAGTTTCAGCTTCTTAGAGGTAGCTCACAGAATCAATGAAGCTTTTAAAAATGGATGCAAAATAAAGGGTGCTATTATTCAAAAAGATGATGGGGTTCTCATAAATAACAGACTCATAAATAAAATCCCCATAGTTGATGAGGTACTTTTTGTTAAAAAAGTACCTACAGGGATGAAGGCTGCTGTAGAAGTAGCTCCACAGGGAAAAATAATAGAGGTTATTTCAAATCCATATGGCATTGCCACAATTTTTTCCCTCACTTCAGAAGAGACTAAAAAAATAGTTCCTATTTCTAAAGCACTTATAGGCAACAGGTCTGGAGTAGTTATCAAGACACCTCACGGAGATGTAAAAGAGAAGGTTATCCCTGCTGGAAGGATACAGATTGACGGAAACTACAGGTCAAAAAGTGTAAATATAGAAGAGGGTTCCAAAAGAATAATGAAAGCCCTGGGAAGTATTGAGCATGTCCAAGATATAAATGGAGAATCTGGAACCAATATCGGAGGAATGCTAAAAAATGTAAAAAGTGTAATGGGGAATTTCACCAATGAGTCCATTGATAATATAAAAATAAAAGACATATTGGCAGTAGATACCTTTGTCCCACAAAAGATAAAGGGGGGAATTGCAGAAGAATTTGTATTTGAAAATGCTGTAGGAATAGCTGCAATGGTAAATACCAAAAAAAATCAAATGTCCGAAGTAGCGAAAGAGATTGAAAAAGAACTGGGAGTAAAAGTAGAAGTAGGAGGAGTAGAGGCAGATATGGCTATAACCGGTGCTCTAACTACTCCAGGCACAGGAACACCTCTGGTAATTGTAGATATAGGAGCAGGTTCGACAGATGCATGTTCCATTGACAGATATGGAAATAAAGAACTGGTTCATCTGGCCGGAGCTGGTAATATGACAACACTTCTTATTCAAAAAGAGCTGGGTATAGAGGATTTTAATCTTGCTGAAGATATAAAAAAATATCCTCTGGCAAAAGTAGAATCTCTATTTTATATAAGACACGAGGATGGAAATGTTCAATTTTTTGAAAACTCTCTTTCTCCGAAAGTATTTGCTAAAAATGTCCTTATAAAAGAAGGTGAACTTATTCCAATCGACCTTGATATGTCTCTGGAAAAAATCAGAATTATCAGAAGGTCTGCCAAAAGAAAAATTTTTATAACCAATGTACTTAGATCATTAAGGAAAGTTTCTCATACAAAAAATATTAGGGATTTTGAATTTGTAGTTATTGTTGGAGGATCTGCATTGGATTTTGAAATATCTCAGATGATAACTGAAGCTTTATCTGAGTATGGAATAGTAGCAGGATGCGGAAATATAAGAGGAACAGAGGGCCCTAGAAATGCTGTAGCCACTGGACTTGTAATGGGGGTGAATGATGGACAACAGGCCTAA
- the pnp gene encoding polyribonucleotide nucleotidyltransferase, which yields MFEEKKMEMEIGGRTLSLSTGKIARQSCGAVMIQYGDTILLSTVNRSKEGRKGADFFPLTVDFLEKYYAVGKFPGGFHKREARPSTDATLTARLIDRPIRPMFPEGFNYDVHIVNTVFSYDGDNTPDYLGIIGSSAALMLSDIPFLGPVAGVVVAMKGEEFILNPTPKELAESPLNLSVAGTKDAVNMVEAGASEMSEEVMLKAILFAHDNIKKICEFQEEFARLAGKEKFEFVKPEIDETVQSFIDENGGERLKKAVLAIGKQAREDAVNDLEDELLASFTEKYIQENELEELPGEIEGEFKSYYHDLMKKFVREAIVYNKHRVDGRKTDEIRDLYAEIGTLPLPHGSAMFTRGETQAIVTTTLGTKQDEQLVDGLNEEYYKKFYLHYNFPPYSVGEARFMRAPGRRELGHGALAERALSYVMPSTDDFPYTVRVVSEITESNGSSSQASICGGSLALMAAGVPVKSHVAGIAMGLVKEGDDYAVLTDIMGLEDHLGDMDFKVAGTEAGITALQMDIKITGIDENVMRIALKQALDARLQIIGVMKNAIEAPAELAASAPRIYQMMVPTDKIAALIGPGGKNIKAIIEETGATIDIEDDGKVSIFSNDGETLEKTINLVNNYVKDIEAGEIYQGKVVKVAKFGAFMQILPGKEGLLHVSEIAHERVANVDDVLSVGDILEVKVISNENGKVSLSRKQLIAKPVKESNKKSSEETK from the coding sequence GTGTTTGAAGAAAAAAAAATGGAAATGGAAATTGGGGGGAGAACTCTCTCACTTTCAACAGGTAAAATAGCTAGACAATCTTGTGGAGCAGTAATGATCCAATACGGAGATACTATACTTTTAAGTACAGTGAACAGAAGTAAAGAAGGAAGAAAAGGAGCGGATTTTTTCCCTCTGACTGTAGATTTTTTAGAAAAATATTATGCAGTAGGAAAATTTCCAGGAGGGTTTCATAAAAGAGAGGCAAGACCCTCTACTGATGCTACTCTAACTGCAAGGCTTATAGATAGACCAATAAGACCGATGTTTCCAGAGGGATTCAATTATGATGTACATATTGTAAATACTGTATTTTCATATGATGGAGACAATACTCCTGACTACCTAGGAATAATAGGATCATCAGCAGCACTTATGTTATCTGATATTCCGTTTTTAGGACCAGTTGCTGGAGTCGTAGTTGCAATGAAGGGAGAGGAATTTATACTCAACCCTACACCAAAAGAGTTGGCTGAGAGCCCTCTTAATCTTTCTGTTGCAGGAACTAAGGATGCTGTAAATATGGTTGAAGCGGGAGCCTCTGAAATGTCAGAAGAGGTAATGCTAAAGGCTATCCTTTTTGCCCATGATAATATAAAGAAAATATGTGAATTCCAAGAAGAGTTTGCAAGGCTAGCAGGAAAAGAGAAATTTGAATTTGTAAAACCTGAAATCGATGAAACAGTTCAGAGCTTTATCGATGAAAATGGCGGTGAGAGATTAAAGAAAGCTGTATTGGCAATAGGAAAGCAGGCTAGAGAAGATGCAGTTAATGATCTTGAAGACGAGCTTTTAGCAAGTTTTACTGAAAAGTATATTCAGGAAAATGAGCTTGAAGAACTTCCTGGAGAGATAGAAGGAGAGTTCAAAAGTTATTATCATGATCTTATGAAGAAATTTGTAAGAGAAGCAATCGTTTATAATAAACACAGAGTAGACGGAAGAAAAACTGATGAAATAAGAGACCTTTATGCTGAGATAGGAACACTTCCTTTACCTCATGGTTCTGCTATGTTCACAAGGGGAGAAACTCAGGCAATAGTTACAACAACACTTGGAACGAAACAGGATGAGCAGCTTGTAGACGGATTAAATGAAGAATACTACAAGAAGTTTTATCTTCACTATAACTTCCCTCCTTACTCAGTTGGAGAGGCAAGATTTATGAGAGCTCCAGGAAGAAGAGAATTAGGACACGGTGCCCTTGCAGAGAGAGCACTTAGTTACGTAATGCCTTCAACAGATGATTTCCCTTATACAGTAAGAGTGGTTTCTGAGATAACTGAATCAAATGGTTCGTCATCACAGGCGTCTATATGCGGAGGTTCGTTGGCACTAATGGCGGCAGGTGTACCTGTTAAGAGTCATGTTGCCGGTATTGCTATGGGTCTAGTAAAAGAAGGAGACGACTATGCAGTCCTTACTGATATTATGGGATTGGAAGATCACCTTGGAGATATGGACTTTAAAGTGGCAGGAACTGAAGCTGGAATTACTGCACTTCAAATGGATATAAAAATCACAGGAATAGATGAAAATGTAATGAGAATAGCACTGAAGCAAGCTTTAGATGCAAGACTACAGATTATCGGAGTAATGAAAAATGCTATAGAGGCGCCGGCTGAACTGGCAGCGAGTGCTCCTAGAATCTATCAGATGATGGTGCCTACTGACAAGATAGCTGCTCTAATAGGACCAGGAGGGAAAAACATCAAGGCGATAATAGAGGAAACAGGTGCTACTATCGATATAGAGGATGACGGAAAAGTTTCGATCTTCTCGAATGATGGAGAAACTCTTGAAAAAACAATAAACCTAGTTAATAACTATGTAAAAGATATCGAAGCTGGAGAAATTTATCAAGGAAAAGTTGTGAAAGTTGCCAAGTTTGGAGCCTTTATGCAAATACTTCCTGGAAAAGAAGGACTTCTGCATGTTTCTGAAATAGCTCATGAGAGAGTGGCAAATGTGGACGACGTGCTTTCTGTAGGAGATATTTTAGAAGTAAAAGTTATATCAAATGAAAATGGTAAGGTAAGCTTAAGTAGAAAACAGCTTATTGCAAAACCTGTAAAAGAAAGTAACAAAAAATCTTCAGAAGAGACTAAGTAA
- a CDS encoding MIP/aquaporin family protein yields MGIYLAEFIGTMILILLGNGVVANIVLSKSKGNGGGWIAITAGWGFGVTVAVYVTGWVSGAHINPAVTVALASIGVFDWSLVPGYVVSQVAGGFAGAVLVYLSYKQHYDETDDADGILATFSTGPAISGSKWNIVTETIGTAVLVIGIMGITNSNNNVGPMAALLVGVLVWSIGLSIGGPTGYAINPARDLGPRIAHTLLPIEGKRDSDWAYAWIPVVAPLVGGVLGAQIFSACLLIWN; encoded by the coding sequence ATGGGAATTTATTTAGCAGAATTTATAGGTACGATGATATTAATACTTCTTGGGAACGGAGTTGTGGCAAATATCGTGTTGAGTAAAAGCAAGGGTAATGGCGGGGGATGGATAGCGATCACTGCAGGATGGGGATTTGGTGTCACAGTAGCAGTATACGTCACTGGCTGGGTAAGTGGAGCTCACATAAATCCCGCGGTGACTGTGGCCTTGGCCTCTATAGGTGTCTTTGACTGGTCCCTTGTTCCAGGTTATGTAGTTTCCCAAGTGGCAGGAGGATTTGCAGGTGCTGTCCTTGTGTATCTTTCTTACAAACAGCATTATGATGAGACTGATGACGCCGATGGGATACTTGCAACTTTTTCCACAGGGCCTGCCATAAGCGGATCCAAGTGGAACATTGTTACTGAGACTATAGGTACCGCCGTTCTAGTGATAGGAATAATGGGGATAACAAACAGCAATAATAACGTAGGGCCTATGGCGGCACTTCTCGTGGGTGTTTTGGTATGGTCAATAGGCCTTAGTATCGGTGGGCCTACAGGTTATGCCATAAATCCAGCCAGAGATTTAGGTCCGAGAATAGCTCACACACTCCTTCCTATAGAGGGGAAAAGAGATTCAGATTGGGCATATGCTTGGATTCCGGTTGTTGCTCCTCTTGTGGGAGGAGTTTTAGGAGCGCAAATATTTAGTGCCTGTCTGCTGATTTGGAACTGA
- a CDS encoding glycerol dehydratase reactivase beta/small subunit family protein — translation MMDNRPNITLFCSDNIDREYINEILWGIEEEEIPYLLKIVPSKEVVKENYVSGTLEIGIGVLENGDALLTTRKYDKEYIQKANIFVEKNKLRDLGSNGARLVKGLPLR, via the coding sequence ATGATGGACAACAGGCCTAATATAACATTATTTTGCTCAGATAATATTGACAGGGAATATATTAATGAAATTTTGTGGGGTATAGAGGAGGAAGAGATACCATATCTTCTGAAAATTGTACCTTCTAAAGAAGTTGTCAAAGAAAATTATGTTTCAGGAACTCTAGAGATAGGTATCGGAGTATTAGAAAATGGCGACGCCCTTCTAACAACAAGGAAGTACGATAAGGAATATATACAAAAGGCAAACATTTTTGTAGAAAAAAATAAATTGAGAGATTTAGGAAGCAACGGAGCAAGACTTGTAAAGGGTCTGCCACTTAGATAA
- the nagB gene encoding glucosamine-6-phosphate deaminase, with protein sequence MRVLVTDKMSEWTALYIASKINDYSDNNKNFVLGLPTGETPLKMYKELIKLHKKGRVSFENVVTFNMDEYVGIPKDHPQSYYTFMHKNFFRHIDIPDENINILNGDAMDIMKECEEYEEKIKKYGGIDLFIGGIGANGHIAFNEPGSSLDSRTRLITLTEETLKANSRFFDNDVSKVPKKALTVGVGTILNSKEVLIMAKGEKKALALKQVIEGDINNMWTVTAIQVHKKAIIVCDEASTIELKVKTVNYFKELEKDNLDIKKFSEYVKNQVFPSYF encoded by the coding sequence ATGAGAGTTTTGGTCACGGATAAAATGAGTGAATGGACAGCTTTATATATAGCATCTAAAATAAATGATTATTCAGATAACAACAAGAATTTTGTACTTGGACTGCCGACAGGAGAGACGCCTCTTAAAATGTATAAGGAACTCATAAAACTCCATAAAAAGGGTAGAGTATCTTTCGAAAATGTAGTAACTTTTAATATGGATGAATATGTTGGTATTCCTAAAGATCACCCTCAAAGTTACTATACCTTTATGCATAAGAATTTCTTTAGGCATATTGACATCCCAGATGAAAATATAAACATTTTAAATGGGGATGCAATGGATATTATGAAGGAATGTGAAGAATATGAGGAAAAGATTAAAAAATATGGAGGTATTGATCTATTTATAGGAGGAATAGGAGCAAATGGACATATAGCATTTAATGAACCAGGATCTTCACTGGATTCAAGAACAAGGTTAATAACATTGACTGAAGAAACCTTAAAGGCAAATTCTAGATTTTTTGATAATGATGTATCAAAAGTTCCTAAAAAAGCTCTTACTGTTGGAGTGGGAACAATCTTGAATTCGAAAGAAGTACTGATAATGGCAAAAGGAGAGAAAAAAGCTTTGGCTCTAAAGCAGGTTATTGAAGGAGATATCAATAATATGTGGACAGTTACAGCAATTCAAGTCCATAAAAAAGCTATAATAGTATGCGATGAAGCTTCTACGATAGAGCTGAAAGTGAAAACTGTAAATTATTTTAAAGAACTTGAAAAAGATAATTTAGACATAAAAAAATTTTCGGAGTATGTTAAAAATCAAGTTTTTCCAAGTTACTTTTGA